Proteins encoded together in one Anopheles darlingi chromosome 3, idAnoDarlMG_H_01, whole genome shotgun sequence window:
- the LOC125956574 gene encoding uncharacterized protein LOC125956574, protein MNQTRSRFPVGVMAIVCLFLALSVVAHESEHPGSVVIGDSSVPLETMTTSTPVHAAASSRQTGGNNRHRQTRETLPLPKPPAGGIGEEYVGSSIDRAATVRRRRMEPQSRLRNHLALGPLVFMPARGRRFGGADKRQITIEQMLEKGDYFVPNRGKKATSSGGGGDDAAALKKTKFDVLLGTDEYFFPNRGKKEYLLRYSNGRFRPLRRTPLSENGSPVMGGIGGAPIGSHPLENRLRRNLLENLANEHKDTFFSSRGKRIPEAYGSGDNDSLVKFEQLAAMDDCETSDECGMASQLLEQNEPNGEPDALLVDDDILLPIL, encoded by the exons ATGAACCAGACGCGATCACGGTTTCCGGTGGGTGTGATGGCGATCGTGTGCCTTTTCCTGGCACTGTCGGTCGTGGCCCACGAATCAGAGCATCCCGGATCAGTGGTGATCGGCGATTCTTCAGTACCACTCGAAACGATGACCACATCGACGCCGGTGCATGCAGCGGCGTCATCGCGACAGACCGGTGGTAATAATCGGCATCGTCAAACGAG AGAAACCCTTCCGCTTCCGAAACCACCTGCTGGCGGTATTGGTGAGGAATATGTTggttcgtcgatcgatcgggccGCTACCGTAAGACGCCGCCGGATGGAACCACAATCGAGGCTGCGCAACCATCTAGCCCTAGGACCGCTGGTCTTTATGCCAGCTCGTGGTCGCCGATTCGGAGGCGCCGACAAGCGACAGATTACGATCGAACAGATGCTCGAAAAGGGTGACTACTTTGTGCCGAATCGTGGCAAAAAGGCGACctcatccggtggtggtggggacgATGCGGCGGCACTTAAGAAGACCAAGTTCGACGTACTGCTCGGTACTGATGAGTACTTCTTTCCGAATCGAGGCAAAAAGGAGTACCTGCTGCGGTACAGTAATGGTCGTTTCCGGCCCCTGCGTCGCACACCGTTGTCTGAAAACGGTTCACCAGTGATGGGCGGCATCGGTGGTGCTCCAATTGGTTCCCATCCCTTGGAGAACAGGCTGCGCCGTAATTTGCTCGAGAATCTGGCCAACGAGCATAAGGATACGTTTTTCTCGTCGCGTGGTAAACGAATACCGGAGGCTTATGGATCGGGCGATAACGATTCGTTGGTGAAGTTTGAACAGTTGGCGGCGATGGATGATTGTGAGACATCGGATGAGTGCGGGATGGCCAGTCAGCTGTTGGAGCAAAACGAACCGAATGGTGAACCAGACGCTTTGCTAGTGGATGACGACATACTGTTGCCAATACTGTAA
- the LOC125956532 gene encoding uncharacterized protein LOC125956532: MKPVSKPTSSIAPNSTNINNNSITVLDDDAAATPSSSSSSSSTSRSSNSQHQQRPRKDAAAVSKQQRLQPQAASDVSRCSDTCSFTASESAAPITRIGNDTREQQLAVTTAGTSNYDMDVPDSGNKSASVMPPPALQEDDPYAELERILEKAQAEISEMFAQTVQAEKLKASTSSAGTLESEEGGPLKRKSGPEQTFRDGRGGVYPQRQHHHHHHHHPQHDASHHHIKYATIPHGNVASQNNIHSTLASSTSTGRRKQAENGEAKRTRNTFDPRYRSNELDLVVSSTTMAAVALATTTPATTTGAATGTHSSASSLLQTSSDSSNASGPNGYCGGRTELSDSLSDDMSLLEVGTPYDEGQECAGDDTSDELAMHSIRRYPNYHTQPYHHHHHHHHPVMVGTPGATMAVAFRPSSSGFYRKHHDDSPPTDRRLKTSTNSLPSVAVASASAANATGGAGSGGGHRNLALHLKFKSHQSAIDAKRKQFFLALDQEPFQPLKSNMADLPSPSSTSLHSGHNHLIAEELGCKSSSAPVLKDEGNALTVPKANLRYSRSQSDRHLAEIEAIEACRWLRAAGFPQYAQMYEDHQFPIDVENVEKDHPFLENDPLQSLFRRLHTLNRCANMHLDAHQHHTPKPSQREDSDDDSCALSEAWTFQHNSRRWSRVDDAIGLVSVIANKQKSSHPKDGTTKGAATGGDLLDPNSNGSRHSRTSSKKHHQTQLVRAEDHEKLWLESGGAGRITIGVPSDTDSQDDSGGGGAVNLRRTGSERLKDGAKAILRHVESIRSRRRKKQHREGLIILAPPASHHHLSPHRNGAGETGGEMGGGYLDIMSYSNPTSPRPSAEMLQFDDGLAMDTHHRHCFPGATPADGIDRNLLSPYLSNAANAWSPAGTMHGGDTTRRGTPNVLLPFQVQLQQQEARSGDDSSSICSEDSGGGPGVDYEPRSTVSGAGGRAKYAPRAKKALRSKVITSTVDDYQSGGGALSDSEYQSKQRRSKIKSELDRSSGADSSVTSTTAKSTTSNTLAPQQPAGAPSKLHRGGSLNLGKASKRYRDAFSNRSVRHSGKAANEEWDGGTRGTSKRSTVARWHSFQQPKVSPSDATQQLPTATTVTTVTAKTLTDPLVVTIPSKDGDLLGMRSKQQQQQKQAQQRANQQLVTSSNTVSFDSKLATDSTISSSTGNSAASSRSSGPGLRMTEMSCGQLLVVRKLGLANLTGYMERYCPTHRSGWNWDLPKFIKRIKTPDYKDRRVFGMPLVLNLQRYGSTVPYSIRMAFSWLEQNALDQVGLFRKPGVKSRIAKLKSVIEASNDVGCRSEMFDEYHAYDVADLLKQYFRELPDVLLTAKLSETFIAIFQYLPDEVRAEAIQSAILLLPDEHREVLHLLLTFLEKVVQNSSLNQMTANNLAVCFAPSLFYLLAGNRYTAASPRRKKTGAGTGQPDERELSEAKASHECLAYMIERFQSLWTITSDQMRRCNFNYMDESKPVPLASLGAEMHVQNWRGYLSECLNECLREGRERPRGWVSLSSTDPSVAVFFKKVGDGHPLRLWKCVTEVEAPPVEVIQHIVNERPLWDAYLLKWRTIEQLDQDADVFQYACGQPITEYCVVRQWKNDLPRGACVIVELSISHDNATPLLGGVSGVVLASRYLIEPCGSGRCKLMHLSRVDMKGRTPDWYNKNYGHICQQYLSKIKKFFQHCTEGPETKV; the protein is encoded by the exons ATGAAACCCGTGAGCaaacccaccagcagcatcgcacccaacagcaccaacatcaATAATAACAGCATCACAGTgctcgacgatgatgctgcggccacccccagcagcagcagcagcagcagcagcaccagtagaaGCAGTAACAGtcaacatcagcagcggcCTAGAAAAGACGCAGCAGCCGTATCGAAGCAACAACGCTTACAGCCGCAGGCGGCGTCCGATGTATCGCGTTGCTCAGATACCTGCAGCTTCACGGCATCCGAGTCAGCTGCTCCGATCACCAGGATCGGCAACGATACCcgagagcagcagctagcGGTAACAACAGCGGGCACCAGCAACTATGATATGGATGTGCCCGATAGCGGAAATAAGAGTGCCTCCGTGATGCCACCTCCGGCATTACAGGAAGATGATCCTTACGCAGAGCTAGAAAGGATCCTCGAAAAGGCTCAG GCGGAGATATCGGAAATGTTCGCTCAAACGGTGCAGGCAGAAAAGCTAAAGGCATCCACGTCATCGGCCGGTACACTCGAATCTGAAGAAGGCGGTCCACTGAAGCGCAAAAGTGGCCCAGAACAG ACGTTCCGCGACGGAAGAGGCGGCGTATATCCACAACggcaacatcaccatcatcaccaccaccacccacagcACGACGCTAGTCATCATCACATCAAATATGCTACCATTCCGCACGGTAATGTCGCTTCGCAGAACAACATCCACAGTACGCTCGCCAGCAGTACCAGTACCGGTCGCCGGAAGCAAGCAGAGAATGGGGAAGCGAAACGTACAAGAAACACGTTCGATCCCCGGTATCGATCGAACGAGTTGGATCTGGTGGTCAGCTCGACAACGATGGCGGCTGTGGCATTGGCGACGACAACCccggcgacaacgacgggtgcagcaacaggaacacaTTCCTCGGCCTCCAGCCTACTGCAAACGTCGAGCGATTCCAGCAATGCAAGCGGTCCCAATGGTTACTGTGGTGGCCGAACGGAACTCTCTGACAGTTTGTCAGACGATATGAGCCTGCTGGAGGTCGGAACACCGTACGACGAAGGACAGGAGTGTGCCGGAGATGACACTTCCGACGAGCTGGCTATGCATTCCATCAGGCGATATCCCAACTACCACACTCAAccctaccatcatcatcaccaccaccatcatccggtcATGGTGGGAACGCCCGGTGCGACGATGGCCGTGGCCTTCAGGCCTTCTTCCTCTGGTTTCTACCGGAAACACCACGATGACTCGCCACCTACCGACAGACGTCTCAAGACGAGTACCAACAGTCTTCCCTCGGTGGCGGTCGCCTCTGCCTCCGCTGCCAACGCCACTGgcggtgctggtagtggtggtggtcatcgcAATCTGGCCCTGCACTTGAAGTTCAAATCACACCAGAGTGCGATCGACGCAAAGCGGAAACAGTTTTTTCTCGCGCTCGACCAGGAACCGTTCCAGCCACTCAAATCAAATATGGCCGATTTGCCTTCACCGAGCAGTACGTCACTGCACAGCGGCCACAACCATCTGATCGCCGAAGAGCTCGGCTGCAAATCCAGTTCCGCACCCGTACTGAAGGATGAAGGAAATGCTTTGACCGTACCAAAG GCGAATCTACGCTACTCGAGGTCACAGAGCGATCGTCACCTAGCCG AAATTGAAGCCATCGAAGCTTGTCGCTGGCTGCGTGCTGCCGGATTTCCACAATATGCACAGATGTACGAAG ATCACCAGTTTCCGATCGACGTGGAGAACGTGGAGAAAGATCACCCATTCCTGGAGAACGATCCGCTTCAGTCGTTGTTCCGACGGCTGCACACCCTCAATCGTTGCGCCAACATGCATCTCGATGCACATCAGCACCATACACCCAAACCATCG CAACGAGAGGACTCCGACGATGATAGCTGTGCGCTAAGCGAAGCGTGGACCTTTCAACACAACAGCCGGCGCTGGTCACGCGTCGACGATGCGATCGGTTTGGTGAGCGTGATCGCCAACAAGCAGAAGTCATCTCACCCGAAGGACGGTACAACTAAAGGTGCGGCAACGGGCGGCGATTTGCTCGATCCGAACTCGAACGGATCTCGCCATTCGCGCACATCCAGCAAGAAGCACCATCAAACGCAACTTGTACGCGCGGAAGATCACGAGAAGCTGTGGCTCgagagtggtggtgctggcaggaTCACGATCGGGGTACCGTCGGATACAGATTCGCAGGATgatagtggcggtggtggagcggtGAATTTGCGCCGTACCGGAAGCGAACGATTGAAAGACGGTGCCAAGGCCATCTTGAGACACGTTGAGTCGATACGATCGCGGCGTCGAAAGAAACAGCACCGTGAAGGGTTGATCATCCTAGCACCACCTGCTTCACATCATCACCTATCGCCCCATCGTAACGGTGCAGGAGAGACTGGAGGAGAGATGGGCGGTGGGTATCTGGATATAATGTCTTACTCGAACCCAACCTCACCGCGACCGTCCGCGGAGATGCTTCAGTTTGACGACGGACTCGCAATGGATACACATCACAGGCATTGCTTCCCGGGTGCTACACCGGCCGATGGAATTGATCGAAACCTACTCTCGCCTTATCTATCGAACGCAGCCAACGCATGGTCTCCAGCGGGGACGATGCACGGTGGGGATACAACCAGGCGCGGTACTCCGAACGTACTGCTTCCATTTCAggtgcaactgcagcaacaggaagcaCGCTCCGGAGACGATTCGTCCTCGATCTGCAGCGAGGACAGTGGCGGTGGTCCAGGAGTGGATTATGAACCCCGTTCGACGGTCAGTGGCGCAGGTGGCCGTGCTAAGTATGCACCGCGGGCAAAGAAAGCTCTGCGGAGCAAGGTGATAACAAGCACTGTCGACGATTACCAGTCCGGCGGTGGTGCTCTCTCCGACTCGGAGTATCAGTCCAAACAACGCCGTTCAAAGATCAAGAGTGAACTAGATCGGTCCAGCGGCGCTGACAGCTCGGTAACATCAACGACCGCAAAGTCAACCACTAGCAACACGTTGGCACCACAGCAACCAGCCGGAGCACCCTCAAAATTGCACCGTGGTGGATCATTGAATCTCGGCAAAGCGTCAAAGCGATATCGGGATGCCTTCAGCAACCGATCAGTACGGCacagcggcaaggcagcgaatGAAGAATGGGATGGTGGTACAAGAGGGACGAGTAAACGGTCGACGGTTGCCCGGTGGCACAGCTTCCAGCAACCCAAAGTTTCACCGAGCGACGCCACGCAACAGCTACCAACTGCGACCACAGTAACAACTGTTACCGCTAAAACACTGACCGATCCACTAGTCGTCACTATCCCGTCGAAGGATGGCGACCTGCTCGGCATGCgatccaaacaacaacaacaacagaaacaggcCCAACAAcgagccaaccagcagctaGTCACCAGTTCAAATACGGTCAGTTTTGACAGCAAACTGGCCACGGAttcaaccatcagcagcagtactggCAATAGTGCGGCATCGAGCAGATCAAGTGGACCTGGGTTACGCATGACGGAAATGTCATGCGGTCAGCTACTGGTGGTGCGTAAGCTGGGACTTGCCAATTTGACCGGTTACATGGAGCGCTACTGTCCGACACACCGCTCCGGGTGGAACTGGGATTTGCCAAAGTTTATCAAACGCATCAAAACGCCCGACTACAAGGATCGGAGGGTGTTCGGGATGCCTCTGGTGCTGAACCTGCAACGATACGGTAGTACGGTACCGTACAGTATACGGATGGCGTTCAGCTGGCTCGAGCAGAATGCGCTGGATCAGGTTGGTCTGTTCCGGAAGCCGGGCGTTAAGTCCCGAATCGCCAAGTTAAAGTCGGTGATCGAGGCAAGCAATGATGTCGGGTGCCGCAGTGAGATGTTCGACGAGTATCACGCGTACGATGTGGCCGATCTGCTTAAGCAATACTTCCGTGAACTGCCTGATGTGCTGCTAACGGCGAAACTCTCCGAAACGTTTATCGCAATCTTTCAGT ATCTGCCAGACGAAGTTCGAGCTGAGGCGATCCAGTCGGCgatactgctgctaccagaTGAGCATCGCGAGGTGCTTCACTTACTGTTAACATTCCTCGAGAAGGTTGTGCAAAACTCGAGCCTCAACCAGATGACGGCAAACAATTTAGCCGTCTGTTTTGCACCTTCGCTGTTCTACTTACTAGCCGGTAATAG ATACACGGCCGCATCACCACGTCGGAAGAAAACCGGTGCCGGCACGGGCCAACCGGACGAACGGGAGCTTTCGGAGGCGAAGGCATCGCACGAATGTCTTGCCTACATGATCGAGCGCTTCCAGAGCTTGTGGACGATCACCAGCGATCAGATGCGGCGTTGCAATTTTAATTACATGGACGAATCGAAACCAGTCCCGCTAGCGTCGCTTGGTGCCGAGATGCATGTCCAAAACTGGCGTGGCTATCTGTCCGAGTGTCTCAACGAGTGTCTGCGCGAAGGGCGCGAACG ACCGCGCGGATGGGTATCGCTAAGCTCGACCGATCCATCAGTGGCCGTGTTCTTCAAAAAGGTCGGCGATGGGCATCCATTACGATTGTGGAAGTGCGTGACGGAAGTTGAGGCCCCACCGGTTGAAGTAATACAACACATCGTGAACGAGCGGCCGCTCTGGGATGCCTACCTGCTCAAGTGGCGAACGATCGAGCAGCTTGATCAGGACGCCGATGTCTTCCAGTATGCTTGCGGTCAACCTATCACCGAGTACTGCGTCGTGAG ACAATGGAAAAACGATCTTCCGCGTGGTGCTTGCGTGATCGTCGAGCTGTCGATTTCCCACGACAACGCTACACCTTTGCTGGGTGGCGTCAGTGGAGTGGTGCTAGCCTCACGCTACCTTATCGAACCGTGCGGCAGTGGCCGGTGCAAGCTAATGCATCTATCACGCGTGGACATGAA AGGCCGTACGCCCGACTGGTATAACAAAAACTATGGCCACATCTGTCAGCAATATCTTTCGAAAATTAAGAAATTCTTCCAACACTGCACCGAGGGACCTGAGACGAAAGTGTAA
- the LOC125956544 gene encoding uncharacterized protein LOC125956544 yields the protein MNAYEQQQQQQPSLELSSKRYPIATKNRKSKFQFLAGVQEHYERKQEAAKERAAMPKRVNLSVPGTPVCSRYLQSMSSRSSVASSDDESTQAVPPAQELIISSIVLEKFVKDMSTLSSADQLDKPETKSEGNANVQIDGTADDFFKASDARKAYHRTFSEAVGTVGGGEKDPAVKRYFDESASQHTYRRDFSEAYGELGSVKDDPIFSTTDAPSSAATTKKKKRSKPTRQQLISESSSDEDHSGAPELAAKERQRNEFLEELMELKNSKKRMEQELKAFQSKDPSLITDGQKERVQRFFEESDQSKAYHRSFSEAAQTFGAPPSDPKVREYFTESATRHTYRRDFSEVCGELGANGPATGGESERYKPTVPGTPISSRSLHKLKKHVEEEPELVTPDASASLKEQLAKFNEELEELKLSKPAISLDTKQPPVTDDAPPKPDFCVEQYLSTSNEKRSYARSFSEAAQSLSARPEVKSDTVKSFFDDSSRKGTFRREFSQAYQELAMAPDDGVSTVNDVTQPSGGTSADRVAEKDNGASPSLPDNATAVVAESTDERNIVIPGTPVSSRKRSPPKAAVRSDKPIVPEASSRTSGAWDGQRLPARVPLTPQLDVSAASAVTSPTTTTTTTMPTTTTLTTTTMAMIQECGLEEEQQQQ from the exons ATGAACGcctacgagcagcagcagcagcagcagccatcgctAGAACTCTCTTCCAAGCGGTATCCGATTGCGACCAAAAACCGTAAATCGAAGTTTCAATTCCTCGCCGGAGTTCAAGAACACTATGAGCGCAAGCAGGAAGCAGCCAAGGAACGGGCGGCTATGCCGAAACGAGTCAATCTGTCCGTTCCCGGGACACCAGTCTGCTCTCGGTACCTTCAGTCGATGTCGAGTCGATCGTCGGTTGCTTCGAGTGATGATGAGTCAACCCAGGCTGTCCCACCTGCCCAAgagctcatcatcagcagcatcgtgttGGAGAAATTTGTGAAGGACATGAGCACCCTATCGTCAGCTGATCAACTGGATAAGCCCGAAACGAAGAGCGAAGGAAATGCGAATGTGCAGATCGACGGTACGGCCGATGACTTCTTCAAGGCTTCCGACGCACGGAAGGCATACCATCGAACCTTCTCGGAAGCTGTGGGAACGGTTGGTGGCGGCGAGAAAGATCCGGCCGTGAAAAGGTACTTCGATGAgtccgccagccagcatacATATCGGCGAGACTTTTCGGAGGCGTACGGAGAGCTTGGAAGTGTCAAGGATGATCCGATCTTTAGTACCACCGATGCTCCGAGCAGTGCTGctacgacgaagaagaaaaaacgctCCAAACCCACCCGACAGCAGCTGATTAGTGAATCGTCCTCGGATGAGGATCATTCGGGTGCGCCAGAGTTGGCAGCTAAGGAGCGTCAGCGCAACGAATTTCTGGAGGAGCTAATGGAGCTGAAAAACTCGAAGAAGCGCATGGAGCAGGAGCTAAAGGCTTTCCAGTCCAAAGATCCGTCGCTGATCACTGACGGCCAGAAAGAGCGAGTGCAACGGTTTTTCGAGGAGTCGGATCAATCCAAAGCATACCATCGTTCGTTTTCGGAAGCAGCCCAAACGTTTGGAGCACCACCCAGTGATCCAAAGGTTCGCGAGTACTTCACTGAGTCCGCCACGCGGCATACCTATCGGCGCGACTTTTCCGAAGTTTGTGGCGAACTTGGAGCAAACGGGCCGGCGACTGGTGGTGAATCAGAACGCTACAAACCTACCGTTCCGGGGACTCCAATCAGCTCCAGGAGTTTGCACAAACTGAAGAAACATGTGGAAGAGGAACCGGAGCTAGTAACGCCGGATGCATCCGCTTCGCTAAAGGAACAGTTAGCTAAGTTTAATGAGGAGCTAGAGGAACTGAAGCTCTCCAAACCGGCCATCTCGCTCGACACGAAGCAACCACCGGTTACGGATGATGCTCCGCCGAAGCCAGACTTTTGCGTTGAGCAGTACCTAAGCACTTCAAACGAAAAGCGATCCTACGCCCGGTCCTTCTCCGAAGCCGCACAATCGCTGAGTGCTCGGCCGGAGGTGAAGAGTGACACGGTGAAGTCGTTCTTTGACGATTCCTCCCGGAAAGGGACCTTTCGCCGTGAATTTTCCCAAGCCTATCAGGAACTGGCGATGGCCCCGGACGACGGTGTATCGACGGTGAATGACGTAACGCAGCCCAGTGGCGGTACATCAGCTGACCGGGTGGCAGAGAAAGATAACGGAGCGTCTCCTTCGCTACCTGATAATGCAACGGCCGTGGTGGCCGAATCGACCGATGAAAGGAATATCGTCATTCCTGGGACGCCAGTTAGCTCGCGCAAACGGTCCCCACCGAAAGCAGCGGTGCGCAGCGACAAGCCGATCGTTCCGGAAGCGAGTAGCCGGACATCGGGAGCCTGGGATGGACAGCGATTGCCGGCACGCGTACCGTTAACACCGCAGCTTGACG TTTCAGCGGCCAGCGCGGTGACctcaccgacaacgacgacaacgacgacgatgccgacgaccacgacactAACGACCACAACGATGGCAATGATTCAGGAATGCGGGctggaagaggagcagcagcagcagtag